A stretch of the Polaribacter pacificus genome encodes the following:
- the accB gene encoding acetyl-CoA carboxylase biotin carboxyl carrier protein, whose product MDIKEIQNLIKFVAKSGASEVKLEMEDVKITIKTGSSNTETTIIQANPMGGMQQMQAPAAAPAAAPVTPAAETPAAVVDENAGFITVKSPIIGTFYRKPSPDKPSFVEVGSTINEGDTVCVIEAMKLFNEIESEISGKIVKVLVDDASPVEYDQPLFLVDPS is encoded by the coding sequence ATGGATATTAAAGAGATTCAAAATTTGATAAAATTTGTAGCAAAATCTGGTGCAAGCGAAGTAAAGTTAGAAATGGAAGATGTAAAAATCACCATTAAAACAGGTTCTTCAAACACAGAAACTACAATCATACAAGCAAACCCAATGGGAGGCATGCAACAAATGCAAGCGCCTGCAGCAGCGCCAGCAGCAGCACCTGTAACACCAGCGGCTGAAACTCCAGCAGCAGTTGTAGATGAAAATGCAGGATTTATTACCGTTAAATCTCCAATTATTGGTACTTTTTATAGAAAACCATCACCAGACAAACCTTCTTTTGTAGAAGTTGGTAGTACCATCAATGAAGGTGATACCGTTTGTGTAATTGAAGCGATGAAATTATTTAACGAGATTGAGTCTGAAATTTCTGGTAAGATCGTTAAAGTATTGGTAGATGATGCATCACCAGTAGAGTATGATCAACCTTTATTTTTGGTAGATCCATCATAA
- the odhB gene encoding 2-oxoglutarate dehydrogenase complex dihydrolipoyllysine-residue succinyltransferase, translating to MILEMKVPSPGESITEVEIATWLVEDGDYVEKDQPIAEVDSDKATLELPAEESGIITLKAEEGDAIAVGAVVCLIDMDAPKPEGATTKATPKEEAPKEATPAPQKEAAKTYATGTASPAAKKILAEKGMDTSAIQGTGKDGRITKDDAVKATPAMGTQPATGSRGTERKKMSMLRRKVAERLVAVKSETAMLTTFNEVNMQPIFDLRSQYKEDFKAKHGVGLGFMSFFTLAVVRALQMYPDVNSMIDGDFQIKNDFQDISIAVSGPKGLMVPVIRNAENLSFRGVESEVKRLALRARDGQITVDEMTGGTFTITNGGVFGSMLSTPIINPPQSGILGMHNIVNRPMAVDGQVVIQPIMYVALSYDHRIIDGRESVGFLVAVKEALENPVDLLMDNNIQKALEL from the coding sequence ATGATTTTAGAAATGAAAGTTCCTTCTCCGGGGGAATCAATTACAGAAGTAGAAATAGCAACTTGGTTAGTGGAAGACGGTGACTATGTTGAAAAAGATCAACCTATTGCAGAAGTAGATTCAGATAAGGCAACCTTAGAATTGCCAGCCGAAGAAAGTGGAATCATTACTTTAAAAGCAGAAGAAGGAGATGCTATCGCCGTTGGCGCTGTTGTCTGTTTAATAGACATGGACGCTCCTAAACCTGAAGGTGCAACTACAAAAGCTACTCCAAAAGAGGAAGCTCCAAAAGAGGCTACTCCTGCTCCACAAAAAGAAGCAGCTAAAACCTATGCTACTGGAACAGCTTCTCCTGCTGCTAAAAAGATTTTAGCAGAAAAAGGAATGGATACTTCTGCCATACAAGGAACCGGTAAAGATGGTAGAATCACCAAAGATGATGCTGTAAAAGCGACTCCTGCTATGGGAACGCAACCAGCAACGGGATCAAGAGGAACAGAACGTAAAAAAATGTCTATGTTGCGTAGAAAAGTAGCAGAACGCTTAGTAGCTGTAAAAAGCGAAACAGCTATGCTAACTACGTTTAACGAAGTAAACATGCAACCAATTTTTGATTTGCGTTCACAGTACAAAGAAGACTTTAAAGCAAAACACGGAGTTGGTTTAGGATTTATGTCTTTCTTTACTTTGGCTGTCGTAAGAGCTTTACAAATGTATCCAGATGTCAACTCAATGATTGATGGAGACTTCCAAATTAAAAACGATTTTCAAGATATTTCTATTGCAGTTTCTGGACCAAAAGGTTTAATGGTTCCTGTAATTAGAAATGCAGAAAACTTATCTTTTAGAGGTGTAGAATCAGAAGTAAAGCGTTTGGCATTAAGAGCTAGAGACGGGCAAATTACTGTAGATGAAATGACTGGTGGTACCTTTACCATTACCAATGGTGGTGTGTTTGGTTCTATGTTGTCTACACCAATTATCAATCCTCCACAAAGTGGAATTTTAGGAATGCACAACATCGTTAACAGACCTATGGCTGTTGATGGACAAGTGGTTATTCAGCCTATTATGTATGTAGCACTTTCTTATGACCATAGAATCATTGATGGTAGAGAATCTGTAGGTTTTTTAGTAGCCGTTAAAGAAGCTTTAGAAAACCCTGTTGATTTGTTAATGGACAACAACATCCAGAAAGCCTTAGAATTGTAA
- the rpmF gene encoding 50S ribosomal protein L32 yields the protein MAHPKRKISKTRRDKRRTHYKASVPQIAVDPTTGESHLYHRAHWHEGKLYYRGQVVLESATAEA from the coding sequence ATGGCACATCCTAAGAGAAAAATATCCAAAACTAGAAGAGATAAAAGAAGAACTCATTACAAAGCTAGTGTTCCTCAAATCGCTGTAGACCCTACTACTGGAGAGTCACATTTATACCATAGAGCTCACTGGCACGAAGGTAAACTATATTACAGAGGACAGGTAGTTTTAGAATCTGCAACTGCAGAAGCATAA
- the pdxA gene encoding 4-hydroxythreonine-4-phosphate dehydrogenase PdxA, whose amino-acid sequence MEKKEKIVVGISIGDLNGIGIEVILKTFEDKRMLDFCTPVLFGSTKTVSYHKKQLNSEVNIHGIMSINQLTHGKVNLLNIWKEEVPIEFGKSTKIAGEYALKSLEAATQCLKDQTIDLLLTAPINKENIQSEEFAFAGHTEYLESKLKGESLMILMSDSLRVGLITGHIPVSEVANHINHQLIEQKVNLMHKSLVEDFGISKPKIAVLGLNPHCGDKGVIGKEDDEIVRPSIAQIKETGKLVFGPYAADGFFGSDTYQQFDGILAMYHDQGLAPFKAISFGNGVNFTAGLSEVRCSPDHGTAYEIAGKNKANETSFKEALFSGIEIFKKRSEYKKLVRNRLAVK is encoded by the coding sequence ATGGAGAAAAAAGAAAAAATAGTTGTTGGGATTTCTATTGGAGACTTAAATGGAATTGGTATCGAAGTGATTTTAAAAACATTTGAAGACAAAAGAATGTTGGATTTTTGCACTCCTGTTTTATTTGGCTCAACAAAAACTGTTTCCTACCATAAAAAACAATTAAATTCTGAGGTAAATATTCATGGAATTATGTCCATCAATCAATTAACCCACGGAAAAGTAAACTTATTAAATATTTGGAAAGAAGAAGTTCCTATTGAATTTGGCAAATCGACAAAAATTGCTGGAGAATATGCCCTAAAATCTTTAGAGGCAGCCACACAATGTCTAAAAGACCAAACCATAGACCTTCTTTTAACCGCACCAATAAATAAAGAAAATATTCAGTCAGAAGAATTTGCCTTTGCTGGACATACAGAATATCTAGAATCTAAACTTAAAGGAGAGAGTCTAATGATTCTTATGTCAGACTCACTAAGAGTCGGCCTTATTACAGGACATATTCCTGTTTCTGAGGTTGCAAACCACATAAATCACCAGCTAATTGAGCAAAAGGTAAACTTAATGCACAAATCATTGGTAGAAGATTTTGGAATTAGCAAACCTAAAATTGCTGTTTTAGGACTTAATCCACACTGTGGAGACAAGGGAGTAATTGGCAAAGAGGATGATGAAATTGTTAGACCGAGTATTGCTCAAATAAAGGAAACTGGTAAATTGGTTTTTGGTCCTTATGCAGCTGATGGCTTCTTTGGATCGGACACCTATCAACAATTTGACGGTATACTTGCCATGTACCACGATCAAGGACTTGCGCCTTTTAAGGCCATCTCATTTGGAAATGGAGTTAATTTTACGGCAGGGCTATCAGAAGTTAGATGCTCTCCAGACCACGGAACGGCTTATGAAATAGCAGGAAAAAACAAAGCAAATGAAACTTCTTTTAAAGAAGCATTGTTTAGCGGAATTGAAATATTTAAGAAAAGAAGTGAGTACAAAAAGCTAGTGCGTAATCGCCTTGCAGTGAAATAA
- a CDS encoding YceD family protein — protein sequence MKDLKQFTIQYIGLKETSHLFEYQIDNTFFEAFNFDEFYDANIKVVLNLEKKSTLLNLHFTATGTIKVQCDVSGEEFDQEINAALPLLVNFGEEFNDDNEELLILPYTEFQINVAQYIYEMIVLSTPSKRVHPKVLDGTMESEALKKLEELRVKKEKTTDNVDPRWDKLKNIITEKKT from the coding sequence ATGAAGGACTTGAAACAATTTACTATCCAATATATAGGATTAAAAGAAACAAGTCATCTCTTTGAATATCAAATTGACAACACGTTCTTTGAAGCATTTAATTTTGATGAATTTTATGATGCAAATATTAAGGTTGTACTAAATTTAGAAAAGAAGAGCACCTTATTAAATTTGCATTTTACGGCTACCGGAACCATCAAGGTTCAATGTGATGTTAGCGGTGAAGAGTTTGATCAAGAAATAAATGCAGCGCTTCCTTTATTGGTTAACTTTGGCGAAGAATTTAACGATGACAATGAAGAACTATTAATTCTTCCGTATACAGAGTTTCAAATAAATGTTGCTCAGTACATCTATGAAATGATTGTTTTATCGACTCCAAGTAAAAGAGTTCATCCAAAAGTATTAGATGGAACAATGGAATCAGAAGCATTAAAAAAATTAGAAGAACTAAGAGTAAAAAAAGAAAAAACTACAGATAATGTAGACCCTAGATGGGATAAATTAAAGAATATAATAACAGAAAAAAAGACATAA
- the accC gene encoding acetyl-CoA carboxylase biotin carboxylase subunit: protein MFKKILIANRGEIALRVIRTCKEMNIKTVAVYSTADAESLHVRFADEAVCIGPAPSSESYLKMSNIIAAAEITNADAIHPGYGFLAENAKFSNLCEEHGIKFIGASGQMIDQMGDKASAKATMIAAGVPCIPGSEGILESFEETERLAKEMGYPVMLKATAGGGGKGMRAVLTADALRDAWDSARQEAKAAFGNDGMYMEKLIEEPRHIEIQVVGDSFGKACHLSERDCSIQRRHQKLTEETPSPFMTDELREAMGQAAVKASEFIKYEGAGTVEFLVDKHRNFYFMEMNTRIQVEHPITEQVIDFDLIREQILVAAGVPISGKNYLPQLHSIECRINAEDPYNNFRPAPGKITTFHAPGGHGVRIDTHVYAGYSIPPNYDSMIAKLITTAQTREEAINKMKRALDEFVIEGVKTTIPFHRQLMDDKDYLSGNYTTKFMEDFKMKS from the coding sequence ATGTTTAAAAAAATATTAATTGCCAATAGAGGTGAGATTGCTTTACGTGTTATTAGAACATGTAAAGAAATGAACATTAAAACTGTGGCTGTTTATTCTACAGCAGATGCAGAAAGCTTACATGTTCGTTTTGCTGATGAAGCTGTTTGTATTGGCCCAGCACCAAGTAGTGAATCTTACTTAAAAATGTCCAATATTATTGCCGCTGCAGAAATTACAAATGCAGATGCAATCCATCCCGGATATGGATTCTTAGCTGAGAATGCAAAATTTTCAAATTTGTGTGAAGAACACGGTATTAAATTTATCGGTGCTTCTGGACAAATGATTGATCAAATGGGAGATAAAGCTTCTGCAAAAGCAACAATGATTGCCGCGGGAGTACCTTGTATTCCTGGTTCAGAAGGAATATTAGAGAGCTTTGAAGAGACAGAAAGATTAGCCAAAGAAATGGGCTACCCTGTAATGCTTAAAGCAACTGCCGGAGGTGGTGGTAAAGGAATGCGTGCCGTACTAACTGCCGATGCCTTAAGAGATGCTTGGGATTCTGCTAGACAAGAAGCGAAAGCTGCTTTTGGAAATGATGGAATGTACATGGAAAAACTAATCGAAGAGCCTCGACATATAGAAATTCAGGTGGTTGGTGACTCTTTTGGTAAAGCCTGTCATTTATCAGAAAGAGATTGTTCTATTCAGAGACGTCATCAAAAACTAACAGAAGAAACACCTTCTCCATTTATGACCGATGAACTTCGTGAAGCAATGGGACAAGCTGCTGTTAAAGCTTCTGAATTTATAAAATATGAAGGAGCTGGTACTGTTGAGTTCTTAGTAGACAAACACCGTAATTTTTATTTTATGGAAATGAATACTAGAATTCAAGTAGAGCATCCAATTACAGAACAAGTAATTGATTTTGATCTAATTAGAGAGCAAATCTTAGTTGCTGCTGGAGTTCCAATTTCTGGAAAAAACTATTTGCCTCAATTGCATTCTATCGAATGTAGAATTAATGCAGAAGATCCTTACAATAACTTTAGACCTGCGCCAGGAAAAATCACAACCTTTCATGCGCCAGGAGGTCATGGGGTTCGAATAGATACACATGTGTATGCTGGATACTCTATCCCACCTAATTATGACTCTATGATCGCTAAATTGATTACGACAGCTCAAACAAGAGAAGAAGCAATTAATAAGATGAAAAGAGCTTTGGATGAGTTTGTGATTGAAGGAGTAAAAACAACCATTCCTTTTCACAGACAATTAATGGATGATAAAGATTATTTATCTGGAAACTACACGACAAAATTTATGGAAGATTTTAAAATGAAATCATAA
- a CDS encoding Lrp/AsnC ligand binding domain-containing protein, which translates to MSTIKLDGVDKCIIRSLVEDARTPLLSIAKEVGISGAAIHQRLKKLEQTELIVGSKMVLNPKVLGYTTTAFVGIFLESASMYKSAIKKLQDIPEVVESHYTTGNYGIFIKILCKNNEDLMRLLNESIQSIKGVARTETFISLDQQIDRQIKI; encoded by the coding sequence ATGAGTACTATTAAACTTGACGGCGTAGACAAATGCATTATCAGGAGCCTGGTAGAAGACGCTAGAACACCTCTTTTAAGCATTGCTAAGGAAGTGGGTATTTCTGGCGCTGCAATTCATCAGAGGCTTAAAAAACTTGAACAGACTGAACTTATTGTTGGTTCAAAAATGGTCTTAAACCCAAAAGTTTTAGGCTACACCACAACTGCATTTGTAGGGATCTTCTTAGAATCTGCAAGCATGTATAAATCAGCAATAAAAAAACTCCAGGACATCCCAGAAGTAGTTGAAAGTCATTACACAACAGGAAATTATGGAATTTTCATTAAGATTTTATGCAAGAACAATGAAGATTTAATGCGCCTACTTAATGAAAGCATTCAATCCATTAAAGGAGTTGCCAGAACGGAAACCTTTATTTCTTTAGATCAACAAATTGATCGTCAAATTAAAATATAA
- a CDS encoding beta-ketoacyl-ACP synthase III, whose product MTKITAAITAVGKYVPDYILTNKELETMVDTNDEWITSRTGIKERRILKEKGKGTSYMAIKACEELLKKSPIEASEIDLVIVATATPDLPVASTAAYVATQIGAVNAFSYDLQAACSSFLYGMSTAASYIESGRYKKVLLIGADKMSSIIDYTDRATCIIFGDGAGAVLFEPNTDGLGLQDEYLRSDGNGREFLRIEAGGSILPTSEETLKNNQHSVQQEGRTVFKFAVSNMADVSEKMLSRNHLTKDDIQWLAPHQANNRIIEATANRIGLESDKVMVNIHKYGNTTSGTLPLLLADYEQQLKKGDNIIFAAFGGGFTWGAIYLKWAYNS is encoded by the coding sequence ATGACAAAAATAACTGCAGCAATCACAGCAGTAGGAAAATATGTTCCAGACTATATACTAACAAATAAAGAGTTAGAAACTATGGTCGACACTAATGATGAATGGATCACTTCAAGAACCGGCATCAAAGAACGTAGAATTCTTAAAGAAAAAGGAAAAGGGACTTCTTATATGGCCATCAAAGCCTGTGAGGAATTATTAAAAAAATCACCTATTGAAGCTTCAGAAATTGACTTGGTTATTGTTGCCACAGCCACACCTGACCTTCCAGTAGCATCTACAGCTGCTTATGTAGCAACTCAGATTGGTGCCGTTAACGCATTTTCTTATGATTTGCAAGCCGCTTGTTCTAGCTTTCTCTACGGGATGTCAACAGCAGCCAGCTATATAGAATCAGGGAGGTATAAAAAGGTCTTATTAATAGGAGCTGATAAAATGTCTTCTATTATAGATTATACAGACAGAGCCACTTGTATCATCTTTGGAGATGGGGCCGGTGCCGTATTATTTGAGCCAAATACTGATGGGTTAGGCCTACAAGACGAATACTTAAGAAGTGATGGTAATGGAAGAGAATTTTTAAGAATCGAAGCTGGTGGATCTATCTTGCCAACTTCTGAGGAAACACTTAAAAACAATCAACACTCAGTACAGCAAGAAGGTAGAACTGTCTTTAAGTTTGCTGTGTCAAATATGGCAGATGTATCAGAAAAAATGCTAAGCAGAAATCATCTTACAAAAGATGATATACAATGGCTAGCACCACATCAGGCAAACAATAGAATTATTGAGGCCACAGCCAATAGAATTGGTTTGGAAAGTGATAAAGTAATGGTAAATATTCACAAATACGGAAACACAACTTCTGGTACTTTACCATTGTTATTAGCAGATTACGAACAACAACTTAAAAAAGGAGATAATATAATTTTTGCTGCTTTTGGTGGAGGCTTCACATGGGGAGCTATCTACTTAAAGTGGGCATATAACTCATAA
- a CDS encoding PID-CTERM protein-sorting domain-containing protein: MKNKIVFSLILSLAFSTLVEAQMVPPPRRPPRPPGLPIDGGVAILLIAGVAYGMKKLK; encoded by the coding sequence ATGAAAAACAAAATTGTTTTTTCGCTTATTTTGTCATTAGCCTTTTCGACCTTAGTCGAGGCGCAAATGGTGCCCCCACCCAGAAGACCACCTAGACCTCCAGGACTCCCAATTGATGGAGGTGTTGCAATTTTATTAATTGCAGGTGTTGCATACGGCATGAAAAAATTAAAATAG
- a CDS encoding riboflavin synthase, protein MFTGIIEGLGIIKNISKEKDNLHLTISANFTDELQIDQSVAHNGICLTVVAISKDCFTVTAIKETIQKTAIGSYQVGDAVNLERAMRLGDRLDGHIVQGHVDETGVCTAIVEQNGSTIFSFSYASKMNNITIEKGSITVNGVSLTVVGSKENEFSVAIIPYTLAHTTFQNLKINDVVNLEFDVIGKYVSRLNALRQ, encoded by the coding sequence ATGTTTACAGGAATTATAGAAGGTTTGGGGATCATAAAAAATATTTCAAAAGAAAAGGACAATCTTCATTTAACGATATCGGCCAATTTTACAGATGAACTTCAGATAGATCAAAGTGTAGCTCACAATGGTATTTGTTTAACGGTTGTTGCAATTTCTAAGGATTGTTTTACGGTTACTGCGATTAAAGAAACCATTCAAAAAACAGCCATAGGATCTTATCAGGTTGGTGATGCTGTCAATCTAGAAAGAGCTATGCGATTGGGAGATCGATTGGACGGTCATATCGTTCAAGGTCATGTGGATGAGACAGGTGTTTGCACTGCCATCGTTGAGCAAAACGGAAGTACTATCTTTAGTTTTTCTTATGCTTCTAAAATGAATAATATTACCATAGAAAAAGGCTCAATTACCGTAAATGGTGTGAGCTTAACTGTTGTAGGTTCTAAAGAAAATGAATTTAGCGTAGCGATTATACCGTATACGCTGGCGCATACAACTTTCCAGAATTTAAAAATCAACGATGTTGTCAACCTGGAATTTGATGTTATAGGGAAATATGTAAGTAGATTAAATGCCCTAAGGCAATAA
- a CDS encoding 2-oxoglutarate dehydrogenase E1 component produces the protein MDKFSFLNAAHTGFIADLYEQYLTNPDAIEPSWRSFFQGYDLANEKYTLTDKEISEEIPQEVRKEFLVIDLINGYRTRGHLFTKTNPVRERRKYEPTLALENFGLSDADLNTRFSAGEILGLGKTTLTVIISHLQAIYCDSIGVEYMYMRNPEKLKWWQERLNQNDNHPNYSVDSKKYILNKLNQAVTFESFLQTKYVGQKRFSLEGGEALIPGISVALRNASESFGVEECVIGMAHRGRLNTLVNIFKKPVRDLFSEFEGKDFEDENIDGDVKYHLGLTLSKTYRDGKKIKMNLVPNPSHLETVAAVAEGITRAKIDRKYNGDENKILPIIIHGDAAIAGQGIAYEVTQMAKLNGYKTGGTIHIVVNNQIGFTTNYLDARSSTYCTDVAKVTLSPVLHVNADDIEAVCHAMEMALEYRMKFKSDIFIDLLGYRKYGHNEGDEPRFTQPNLYKAISKHKDPKDIYVAKLLAEGSIDAAHIEGITAEFKAMLEDEFEKSKLQATSKLKEFMQSTWKGFVRQQLEAMLKPIDTTYSAEALKGISKIVSTVPENVKFVRKAERILQGRAKMVFEDDKLDWGMAETLAYGSLLEEGFHVRISGQDVERGTFSHRHAILRDENTEERINLLNTNPKNKGEMTIYNSLLSEYGVLGFDYGYAMANPNTLTIWEAQFGDFSNGAQIMFDQYISAAEDKWKMQNGIVVLLPHGYEGQGSEHSSARIERYLQLCAEDNMTVANCTTPANFYHLLRRQMKRNYRKPLIVFTPKSLLRHPKVVSSMDDFSKGEFQEVIDDVINPSKVTKLVFCMGKFYYDLLAEREKLEREDIALIRIEQLFPLHLEKIQQVIDRYPNATDYVWAQEEPRNMGAWSFMLERFELVKLQVCSLKYYAVPAAGSSTRFKIRHQRVIDSVFETKE, from the coding sequence ATGGACAAATTTTCGTTCTTAAACGCAGCACATACTGGTTTTATTGCAGATTTATACGAGCAATACTTAACGAATCCTGATGCAATTGAACCGAGCTGGAGAAGCTTTTTTCAAGGTTATGATCTGGCCAATGAAAAATACACCTTAACCGATAAAGAAATTAGCGAAGAAATTCCTCAAGAAGTTCGAAAAGAATTTTTAGTGATTGACTTAATTAACGGCTACAGAACCCGAGGTCATTTATTTACGAAAACAAATCCAGTAAGAGAGCGTAGAAAATACGAGCCTACTTTAGCCTTGGAAAATTTTGGTCTTTCTGATGCAGATCTAAATACTCGTTTCTCCGCTGGTGAAATTTTAGGCTTAGGTAAAACAACCTTAACAGTAATTATCTCGCATTTACAAGCAATTTACTGTGACTCTATTGGTGTTGAGTATATGTATATGCGAAACCCAGAAAAATTAAAATGGTGGCAAGAGCGTTTAAACCAAAACGACAATCACCCAAATTATTCTGTAGACTCAAAAAAATATATTTTAAACAAACTAAACCAAGCTGTAACTTTCGAAAGCTTTTTGCAAACCAAATACGTGGGGCAAAAAAGATTTTCTTTAGAAGGAGGTGAAGCATTGATTCCTGGAATTAGCGTAGCCCTTAGAAATGCCTCTGAATCCTTTGGAGTTGAAGAGTGTGTGATTGGAATGGCACATAGAGGTCGTTTAAACACCTTGGTAAATATTTTCAAAAAACCCGTTCGTGATTTGTTTAGCGAATTTGAAGGAAAAGACTTTGAAGATGAAAACATTGATGGAGATGTAAAGTACCACTTAGGTTTAACATTGAGTAAAACCTATAGAGATGGTAAAAAAATCAAGATGAACTTGGTTCCAAATCCATCACATTTAGAGACCGTTGCTGCAGTTGCAGAAGGAATAACGAGAGCTAAAATTGATAGAAAATACAACGGAGACGAAAACAAAATTCTTCCGATTATAATCCATGGAGATGCAGCCATTGCTGGTCAAGGAATTGCCTATGAGGTAACTCAAATGGCCAAATTAAATGGTTATAAAACTGGTGGAACTATCCATATTGTGGTAAATAACCAGATTGGTTTTACCACCAATTATCTAGATGCAAGATCAAGTACCTATTGTACTGATGTTGCAAAAGTAACCCTATCGCCTGTCTTGCATGTTAATGCAGATGATATTGAAGCGGTTTGTCATGCTATGGAAATGGCACTTGAATACAGAATGAAATTTAAGTCTGATATCTTTATTGATTTATTAGGCTATCGAAAATACGGGCACAATGAAGGTGATGAACCTCGTTTTACCCAACCTAACCTTTACAAAGCAATCTCAAAACACAAAGATCCTAAGGATATTTATGTAGCGAAGTTGTTGGCAGAAGGCTCTATTGATGCTGCTCATATTGAGGGTATCACAGCAGAGTTTAAAGCCATGCTAGAAGATGAGTTTGAAAAATCTAAATTACAAGCGACTTCTAAGTTAAAAGAATTTATGCAGTCTACCTGGAAAGGTTTTGTTCGCCAACAGTTAGAAGCCATGCTAAAACCTATTGACACAACCTATTCTGCTGAGGCTTTAAAAGGCATCTCTAAAATTGTCTCTACAGTTCCAGAAAATGTAAAATTTGTTCGCAAAGCAGAGCGTATCTTACAAGGAAGAGCAAAAATGGTCTTCGAAGACGATAAATTAGACTGGGGAATGGCAGAAACTTTAGCTTACGGATCACTTCTAGAAGAAGGTTTCCATGTCCGAATTTCTGGTCAGGATGTAGAACGTGGAACTTTTTCACATAGACATGCAATTTTACGTGATGAAAACACAGAAGAGCGTATAAACTTACTCAACACCAACCCAAAGAATAAGGGTGAAATGACCATTTACAACTCATTATTATCAGAATACGGTGTGCTTGGGTTTGATTATGGATATGCAATGGCAAATCCAAATACTTTAACCATTTGGGAAGCACAATTTGGTGATTTCTCTAACGGAGCTCAGATTATGTTTGACCAGTACATTTCTGCTGCCGAAGACAAATGGAAAATGCAAAACGGTATCGTTGTTTTATTACCTCATGGATATGAAGGGCAAGGTTCTGAACATTCATCAGCAAGAATTGAGCGTTATTTACAATTATGTGCAGAAGACAATATGACTGTTGCCAACTGTACAACTCCTGCAAACTTCTATCATTTACTTAGAAGACAAATGAAACGCAATTACAGAAAACCATTAATTGTTTTTACACCAAAGAGTTTGTTGAGACATCCAAAGGTAGTCAGCTCTATGGATGATTTTTCAAAAGGAGAGTTTCAAGAGGTTATAGACGATGTAATCAACCCATCAAAAGTAACTAAACTGGTATTTTGTATGGGTAAATTCTATTATGATTTATTGGCAGAAAGAGAGAAATTAGAACGAGAGGATATAGCGTTGATTAGAATTGAACAATTATTTCCATTACATTTAGAGAAAATACAACAGGTAATCGATAGATATCCAAATGCAACTGATTATGTTTGGGCTCAAGAAGAACCTAGAAACATGGGAGCGTGGAGCTTTATGCTAGAGCGATTTGAATTGGTAAAATTACAAGTGTGTTCTTTAAAATACTATGCAGTTCCTGCGGCGGGTTCAAGTACCCGATTTAAAATTAGACACCAACGTGTAATCGATAGTGTTTTTGAAACAAAAGAATAA